In Maridesulfovibrio sp., the following proteins share a genomic window:
- a CDS encoding glycosyltransferase family 39 protein produces MNTKPESGLNDYSRKNWPLLLGLLLLFSAVVSFYGTWLNYFYDIDEPKYARAVYEMVHSGNLLAPMFDGMPRMEKPPLAYWVMFPFAWLASLGDFSGNVLPLLRLPTVICSVLMVLGTSLTGRKLFGPATGLMAGMILQSALLFKFMAVMMKVDVVFACCVTWATYFYLLRYLGDKSSRVAAGGAILTALGVLAKGPFAFLPMAGYALAVGIRHNVNKKNESGESATFMSAFDIKGLVAAKWADRNVLLLWFIAGCVPFFLWLYAAWLSSGFNYTQGLTGQFFHNTASTSSKIMEKLSGLDPYFDTLTVIFFPWGGYVFGAFYGIYRAVREKFNEKYVFMACVFMVYLLVFTLLFKLKSNRYMLPLLPLLSIAVCDWLLNAKRDKTYSTLFEMGFVWILSMAGMLGYRSVKSASVSVNLADRVPVGQYTELMLPFFIALGAFFLVMLVVSVKQSRRPALHIVVGALAVTVVMPFYYNALPSYTSLTENRPLPILGQALTDRIAEFADGNTLVLHRPFFIKAFPDVVYYLKKLDKGGNCVYSLGSNARSGDLVQALATPNIAAELFKKEHPDADKYPLYKFLKKTKFKNAVLLLSPVDYQKLKPFLDSLPPMVKQLIEVEEMDMLTIKWMKDKVFIVRFNPGKMK; encoded by the coding sequence ATGAATACCAAACCCGAATCAGGACTTAATGATTATAGTCGCAAAAACTGGCCCCTGCTGCTCGGTTTGCTGCTTTTGTTTTCAGCCGTAGTATCTTTCTATGGAACATGGTTGAACTATTTCTACGATATTGATGAGCCGAAGTATGCCCGCGCAGTCTATGAGATGGTCCACAGCGGCAACCTGCTGGCTCCTATGTTTGACGGCATGCCGCGTATGGAAAAGCCGCCTTTGGCTTATTGGGTTATGTTCCCATTTGCATGGCTGGCATCCCTTGGTGATTTCAGCGGAAATGTGCTGCCTCTGTTGCGTCTGCCAACGGTGATCTGTTCCGTGCTTATGGTGCTGGGGACATCCTTGACCGGGCGCAAACTGTTCGGTCCGGCTACAGGATTAATGGCCGGGATGATTCTGCAAAGTGCGCTGTTGTTTAAATTCATGGCTGTAATGATGAAGGTGGACGTGGTCTTCGCATGCTGCGTTACCTGGGCAACTTATTTCTACCTGCTGCGCTATCTGGGAGATAAAAGTTCCCGTGTCGCAGCCGGAGGTGCAATCCTGACCGCGCTTGGTGTGCTGGCCAAAGGTCCGTTCGCTTTTCTGCCAATGGCCGGATATGCACTGGCAGTAGGCATCCGCCATAATGTAAATAAAAAAAATGAATCAGGTGAGTCCGCTACCTTTATGTCAGCATTTGACATCAAAGGGCTTGTTGCGGCGAAGTGGGCGGACCGTAATGTACTGCTGCTCTGGTTCATCGCCGGATGTGTCCCGTTTTTCCTCTGGCTCTACGCTGCATGGTTGAGCAGCGGCTTCAACTACACTCAGGGGCTTACTGGTCAGTTTTTCCATAACACTGCCTCAACCAGTTCCAAGATAATGGAGAAACTGAGCGGGCTTGATCCATACTTTGATACCCTGACGGTCATATTTTTCCCTTGGGGCGGCTATGTCTTCGGGGCCTTTTATGGGATTTACCGGGCTGTCCGCGAGAAGTTTAATGAAAAGTATGTGTTCATGGCCTGTGTCTTTATGGTTTACCTGCTGGTCTTTACCCTGCTTTTCAAGTTGAAATCAAATCGGTACATGCTACCGTTGCTACCGTTGCTGTCCATTGCGGTCTGCGATTGGCTGCTCAACGCCAAGCGGGATAAAACATACAGCACCCTCTTCGAAATGGGCTTCGTATGGATTCTGTCCATGGCCGGAATGCTTGGATACCGTTCAGTTAAATCCGCCAGTGTTTCGGTCAATCTTGCGGACCGTGTTCCGGTGGGTCAGTACACGGAGCTGATGCTTCCGTTTTTCATTGCCCTTGGCGCTTTTTTTCTGGTTATGCTTGTGGTGAGTGTAAAACAGTCCAGACGGCCGGCCCTGCATATAGTGGTAGGGGCGCTGGCGGTTACAGTGGTGATGCCTTTTTATTATAATGCATTGCCATCCTACACTTCCCTGACCGAAAACCGTCCTCTACCCATTTTGGGACAAGCCCTGACTGATAGGATTGCTGAGTTTGCCGACGGGAATACGCTTGTGCTGCATCGTCCATTCTTCATCAAAGCCTTTCCTGACGTGGTCTATTACCTCAAAAAGCTTGATAAGGGCGGGAACTGCGTGTACTCGCTCGGTTCCAACGCTCGGTCCGGTGACCTTGTACAGGCTTTGGCTACACCGAATATTGCAGCGGAGCTGTTTAAGAAGGAACATCCTGATGCGGATAAATATCCGCTCTATAAGTTCCTGAAAAAAACAAAATTCAAGAATGCAGTTTTGCTGCTTTCTCCTGTAGATTATCAAAAGTTAAAACCTTTCCTCGATTCTTTGCCGCCTATGGTTAAACAGCTTATTGAAGTCGAAGAAATGGATATGCTGACTATTAAATGGATGAAGGACAAAGTTTTCATTGTCCGCTTCAATCCGGGTAAAATGAAATAA